A part of Streptomyces sp. NBC_01210 genomic DNA contains:
- a CDS encoding nucleotide sugar dehydrogenase, with protein sequence MPADLAVIGLGHLGLPLAQAAVAVGIETIGYDTDPRHLTEPAAGRTPADIRRMLSGGFRTVTDPGELGRVRTAVICAPTPLGADGTLDLTAVAEAARALSARLRPHTTVLLESAVQPGTTENFLRPILEEGSGLRAGRDFHLAYSPSRVDPGSRTHDYANTPKVIGGLTPACTESAATFYSRLTDKVVRARGPREAETVKVLETNFRHVNIALVNEMAVLCHDLGVDLWDVIRCAETKPFGFHAFRPGPGVGGYGVPLDPNCLPHTGRTPGHPLRMVGLAQEINTRMPQYVIQRCATLLNEHGKSARGARVLLMGITYKPDLADLESSPATEIARRLLDLGAAVSYHDPYVPDWRVGDQPVPRADSLYEAAASADLTVLLQHHRTYDLQGLAVKAQLLLDTRGATPVGAAHRL encoded by the coding sequence ATGCCCGCAGATCTCGCCGTCATCGGACTCGGCCACCTCGGCCTGCCCCTCGCCCAGGCCGCCGTAGCCGTCGGCATCGAAACCATCGGCTACGACACCGACCCACGCCACCTCACGGAACCGGCCGCGGGACGCACCCCCGCCGACATCCGCCGGATGCTCTCGGGGGGCTTCCGGACCGTCACCGACCCGGGCGAACTCGGCCGCGTACGCACCGCCGTCATCTGCGCCCCCACACCTCTCGGCGCGGACGGCACCCTCGACCTCACAGCGGTCGCCGAAGCCGCCCGGGCACTGTCGGCCCGACTGCGCCCGCACACCACCGTGCTGCTGGAATCGGCCGTCCAGCCCGGCACCACGGAGAACTTCCTCCGCCCCATCCTCGAGGAAGGCTCCGGACTGCGGGCCGGCCGCGACTTCCATCTCGCCTACTCCCCCAGCCGCGTCGACCCGGGCAGCCGCACCCACGACTACGCCAACACCCCCAAGGTCATCGGCGGTCTCACCCCGGCCTGCACAGAATCGGCAGCCACCTTCTACAGCCGGCTCACCGACAAAGTGGTCCGCGCTCGCGGACCGCGCGAGGCCGAGACCGTCAAGGTCCTCGAGACGAACTTCCGACATGTCAACATCGCCCTGGTCAACGAGATGGCGGTGCTCTGCCACGACCTCGGCGTCGACCTGTGGGACGTCATCCGCTGCGCAGAGACCAAGCCGTTCGGCTTCCATGCCTTCCGCCCCGGCCCGGGCGTCGGCGGCTACGGCGTCCCCCTCGACCCCAACTGCCTCCCACACACCGGCCGTACCCCCGGCCACCCCTTGCGCATGGTCGGCCTCGCCCAGGAGATCAACACCCGGATGCCGCAATACGTCATCCAGCGCTGCGCGACCCTCCTCAACGAACACGGCAAATCGGCCCGCGGCGCGCGCGTGCTGCTCATGGGCATCACCTACAAGCCGGACCTCGCCGACCTGGAGAGCTCCCCGGCGACCGAGATCGCCCGCCGTCTGCTGGACCTCGGCGCAGCCGTCAGCTACCACGACCCGTACGTCCCCGACTGGCGCGTCGGCGATCAGCCGGTACCCCGGGCCGACTCGCTCTACGAGGCCGCCGCCAGCGCGGATCTGACGGTGCTTCTCCAGCACCACCGCACGTACGACCTGCAGGGTCTCGCGGTCAAGGCCCAACTCCTGCTGGACACAAGGGGAGCCACCCCGGTCGGCGCAGCGCACCGCCTCTGA
- a CDS encoding glycerol-3-phosphate dehydrogenase/oxidase has translation MRTATLGPAERAEALAGMAERELDVLVVGAGVVGAGTALDAATRGLSTGLVEARDWASGTSSRSSKLIHGGLRYLEMLDFALVREALKERGLLLERLAPHLVKPVPFLYPLQHKGWERLYAGSGVALYDAMSVSSGHGRGLPVHRHLSKRRALQVAPCLKKDALVGALQYYDAQMDDARYVATLVRTAASYGAQVASRARVIGFLREGERVVGARVQDVEAGGEYEIRAKQVVNATGVWTDDTQALIGERGQFHVRASKGIHLVVPKDRIHSTSGLILRTEKSVLFVIPWGRHWIVGTTDTDWDLDKAHPAASSADIDYLLEHVNSVLAVPLTRDDVEGVYAGLRPLLAGESDATSKLSREHTVAHPVPGLVVVAGGKYTTYRVMAKDAVDEAVHALDQRVAACVTEDVPLVGAEGYGALWNARARIAARTGLHVVRVEHLLNRYGSMIEELLTLIADDPTLGEPLGSADDYLRAEIVYAASREGARHLDDVLTRRTRISIETFDRGTRSARECAELMAPVLGWDKEHIEKEVEHYEKRVEAERESQRQPDDLTADAARLGAPDIVPI, from the coding sequence GTGAGGACAGCGACACTGGGACCCGCGGAGCGCGCCGAGGCGCTCGCCGGGATGGCCGAGCGTGAACTGGACGTGCTGGTAGTGGGCGCGGGCGTGGTCGGAGCCGGGACCGCGCTGGACGCCGCGACGCGCGGACTCTCGACCGGTCTGGTCGAGGCGCGCGACTGGGCATCGGGCACGTCGAGCCGGTCGAGCAAGCTGATCCACGGCGGGCTGCGCTATCTGGAGATGCTGGACTTCGCGCTCGTACGGGAGGCGCTGAAGGAGCGTGGGCTGCTGCTGGAGCGGCTGGCACCGCATCTGGTGAAACCGGTGCCGTTCCTGTATCCGCTGCAGCACAAGGGCTGGGAGCGGCTGTACGCCGGATCGGGCGTCGCGCTGTACGACGCGATGTCGGTGTCGTCGGGGCACGGGCGCGGACTGCCTGTCCACCGTCATCTCTCCAAACGGCGCGCGCTGCAGGTCGCGCCCTGTCTGAAGAAGGACGCCCTGGTCGGGGCCTTGCAGTACTACGACGCCCAGATGGACGACGCACGCTATGTGGCGACGCTGGTGCGCACGGCGGCGAGCTATGGCGCCCAAGTCGCCAGCCGGGCCCGGGTGATCGGCTTCCTGCGGGAGGGCGAGCGGGTCGTCGGGGCGCGGGTGCAGGACGTCGAGGCCGGCGGGGAGTACGAGATCCGAGCCAAACAGGTCGTCAACGCCACGGGTGTGTGGACGGACGACACCCAGGCGCTGATCGGGGAGCGCGGGCAGTTCCATGTGCGCGCGTCCAAGGGCATACATCTGGTGGTGCCCAAGGACCGGATCCACTCGACGAGCGGGCTGATCCTGCGGACCGAGAAGTCGGTGCTGTTCGTCATCCCGTGGGGCCGGCACTGGATCGTGGGGACGACGGACACCGACTGGGACCTGGACAAGGCCCATCCGGCGGCATCCAGCGCGGACATCGACTATCTGCTGGAGCACGTCAATTCGGTGCTGGCGGTGCCGCTGACCCGGGACGACGTCGAGGGTGTGTACGCCGGGCTGCGGCCGCTGCTCGCCGGGGAGTCGGACGCGACCAGCAAACTGTCGCGCGAACACACGGTGGCGCATCCGGTGCCGGGTCTCGTGGTCGTCGCGGGCGGTAAGTACACGACGTACCGCGTGATGGCGAAGGATGCGGTGGACGAGGCGGTGCACGCGCTCGACCAGCGGGTGGCCGCGTGCGTCACGGAGGACGTGCCACTGGTCGGGGCCGAGGGATACGGCGCGCTGTGGAACGCGCGGGCGAGGATCGCGGCGCGGACCGGGCTTCATGTGGTGCGCGTGGAGCATCTGTTGAACCGGTACGGCTCGATGATCGAGGAGCTGTTGACCCTGATCGCCGACGATCCGACGCTCGGTGAGCCGCTGGGCAGTGCGGACGACTATCTGCGGGCCGAGATCGTCTATGCCGCCTCGCGCGAAGGGGCGCGGCACCTCGACGACGTACTGACACGGCGGACCCGGATCTCGATCGAGACCTTCGACCGGGGGACGCGGAGTGCGCGCGAGTGTGCGGAGCTGATGGCGCCGGTGCTGGGTTGGGACAAGGAGCACATCGAGAAGGAGGTGGAGCACTACGAGAAGCGGGTCGAGGCGGAGCGTGAATCGCAGCGGCAGCCGGACGACCTGACGGCGGACGCGGCGCGGCTGGGCGCGCCGGACATCGTGCCGATCTGA